A genomic region of Streptosporangium lutulentum contains the following coding sequences:
- a CDS encoding SDR family oxidoreductase has protein sequence MTVQSSAKPLDGRVAVIVGASSGIGEAAAEHLAWLGAKVAVVARREGRLEDLVTRIEKNGGSAMGIAADVTHADRLREVADTVEEELGGADLLFNNAGVMLPAPIEELRTDQWQHQIDLNITGLMNAIGAFVPQLVRTAAERGVADLVNTASIAAHNIFPNFAVYCGTKAYVTQLSRNLRTELGAKQVRVSAISPGTVGTELQSHVTDDGAREWLDSSKQTMEWLTPQDIAQIVGFIATLPPRANLQEVIVMPTGQPA, from the coding sequence ATGACCGTTCAGAGTTCCGCCAAGCCCCTGGACGGGCGCGTAGCCGTCATCGTCGGCGCCTCCAGTGGCATCGGTGAGGCCGCTGCCGAGCATCTGGCGTGGCTGGGTGCCAAGGTGGCGGTGGTGGCACGGCGGGAGGGGCGCCTGGAGGATCTGGTCACTCGAATCGAGAAGAACGGCGGCAGCGCGATGGGGATCGCCGCCGACGTGACGCATGCGGATCGGCTGCGCGAGGTCGCTGACACGGTGGAGGAGGAGCTGGGCGGCGCGGATCTGCTGTTCAACAACGCGGGTGTCATGCTGCCGGCGCCGATCGAGGAGTTGCGCACCGATCAGTGGCAGCACCAGATCGACCTGAACATCACCGGGCTGATGAACGCCATCGGCGCGTTCGTCCCGCAGCTTGTCCGGACCGCGGCCGAGCGGGGAGTCGCCGATCTGGTCAACACCGCCTCGATCGCGGCCCACAACATCTTCCCGAACTTCGCCGTCTACTGCGGCACCAAGGCGTACGTCACGCAGCTGTCACGGAACTTGCGGACCGAACTGGGCGCCAAGCAGGTGCGGGTCTCCGCGATCTCGCCGGGCACAGTGGGCACCGAGTTGCAAAGCCACGTCACCGACGACGGCGCGCGAGAGTGGCTGGATTCCTCCAAGCAGACGATGGAGTGGCTCACGCCGCAGGACATCGCCCAGATCGTCGGCTTCATCGCGACCCTGCCGCCGCGGGCGAACCTGCAGGAGGTCATCGTCATGCCGACCGGCCAGCCCGCCTGA